One Streptomyces drozdowiczii DNA segment encodes these proteins:
- a CDS encoding methylaspartate mutase, with translation MNSGAPAPSFGRFVAAAQARGTLVVQPRMGFSDPVRMRAGLRATRAAADAVVGTLTIDSYTRVGDEPSAVRALRDGVPLNGFPISSYSPHTAAWVLDGGPSAGFPVQVRHGSARPRRIVAALTRLGLDATEGGPVSYCLPYGRVPLLDSVRNWRESCEALAGLRASGAEPHLETFGGCMLGQLCPPGLLVAISALEALFFHAAGLRSISLSYAQQTSPAQDRDAVRALRRLAGELLPDTDWHVVLYTYMGLFPSTRRGALDLLERSAELAVETGAARLIVKTTAESHRIPTVAENVEALRTASLAAARHRARPGGTARPAEDTGNPVYTEARALVDAVLELDRDPGRALLKAFARGVLDVPYCLHPDNAGRSRSAIDREGRLVWSEIGAMPIGGVSRRGRRLTAAGLYDALSFVQRRHDTPHTQEAAA, from the coding sequence GTGAACTCCGGGGCGCCCGCGCCGTCCTTCGGGCGTTTCGTCGCCGCCGCCCAGGCCCGCGGCACGCTGGTGGTGCAGCCGCGGATGGGGTTCTCGGACCCCGTCCGGATGCGCGCGGGACTGCGGGCCACCCGGGCCGCCGCCGACGCGGTCGTCGGCACCCTCACCATCGACAGCTACACCCGCGTCGGCGACGAGCCGTCCGCCGTACGGGCCCTGCGCGACGGGGTGCCGCTCAACGGATTCCCGATCAGCTCCTACAGCCCGCACACCGCGGCGTGGGTGCTGGACGGCGGACCGAGCGCCGGCTTCCCCGTGCAGGTCAGGCACGGCTCGGCGCGCCCCCGGCGGATCGTCGCCGCGCTGACCCGGCTCGGCCTGGACGCCACCGAGGGCGGCCCGGTGTCGTACTGCCTGCCCTACGGCCGGGTCCCGCTGCTGGACTCGGTACGCAACTGGCGCGAGAGCTGCGAGGCGCTGGCCGGGCTGCGGGCATCCGGCGCGGAACCGCACCTGGAGACGTTCGGCGGCTGCATGCTCGGCCAGCTCTGCCCCCCGGGGCTGCTCGTGGCGATCTCCGCACTGGAGGCGCTGTTCTTCCACGCCGCCGGCCTGCGCAGCATCTCCCTCAGCTACGCCCAGCAGACCAGCCCCGCACAGGACCGGGACGCGGTGCGCGCGCTGCGCCGGCTGGCCGGCGAACTCCTGCCCGACACCGACTGGCACGTCGTCCTCTACACCTACATGGGCCTGTTCCCCAGCACCCGGCGCGGTGCCCTGGACCTCCTGGAGCGCTCGGCCGAACTGGCCGTCGAGACCGGCGCCGCCCGGCTCATCGTGAAGACGACGGCGGAGTCGCACCGCATCCCGACCGTCGCCGAGAACGTCGAGGCCCTGCGGACCGCCTCCCTCGCGGCGGCCCGCCACCGCGCCCGGCCCGGCGGCACCGCACGGCCCGCCGAGGACACCGGCAACCCCGTGTACACGGAGGCCCGCGCCCTGGTGGACGCGGTGCTCGAACTCGACCGGGACCCCGGCCGGGCCCTGCTGAAGGCGTTCGCGCGCGGTGTGCTCGACGTCCCGTACTGCCTGCACCCCGACAACGCCGGCCGGAGCAGGAGCGCCATCGACCGCGAGGGCCGCCTGGTGTGGTCGGAGATCGGCGCGATGCCCATCGGCGGCGTCTCCCGGCGCGGACGACGCCTGACGGCGGCGGGCCTGTACGACGCGCTCTCGTTCGTACAGCGCCGCCACGACACCCCACACACCCAGGAGGCAGCAGCATGA
- a CDS encoding cobalamin B12-binding domain-containing protein — translation MKPVEWADRPRSGPLDVVVTGLPSDAHTWNLVFIQLLLEDLGHKVVNLGPCVPQDEIVESCCKFEPDLLVVSSVNGHGHHDAGPLIEAIRSRWELAGMRAVIGGKLGVGGPDRQRSGELVRAGYDAVFEDGGDLEAFSSYVGSMAVTP, via the coding sequence ATGAAGCCTGTGGAATGGGCGGATCGCCCCCGATCCGGGCCGCTGGACGTCGTCGTTACCGGGCTGCCGTCCGACGCGCACACCTGGAATCTCGTATTCATCCAGTTGCTGCTCGAAGACCTCGGGCACAAGGTCGTCAATCTGGGTCCGTGTGTTCCCCAGGACGAAATAGTGGAATCCTGCTGCAAGTTCGAACCCGACCTGCTGGTCGTCAGCAGCGTCAACGGACACGGCCACCACGACGCCGGGCCGCTGATCGAGGCGATCAGGTCGCGTTGGGAACTGGCGGGGATGCGGGCCGTCATCGGCGGCAAGCTCGGCGTCGGCGGCCCGGACCGGCAGCGGTCCGGCGAACTCGTACGGGCCGGCTACGACGCGGTCTTCGAGGACGGCGGCGACCTGGAGGCATTCTCCTCCTACGTCGGCTCGATGGCGGTGACGCCGTGA
- a CDS encoding MFS transporter codes for MGPLLLVWSGQTVSLVGSAAVRFAFVVSVWSSGEKASAVTALSLCALLPQALLSPVAGAIVDRMRKRTALQLADAGGLLVVGCLALLHYLDALHPWHVYVATALLGAASAFQFPALSSAVPLLVRKDQLGRANGLLGSAKSAASIGGPALGGLMLTVFGIGPTLLLDLVSYAVALIGVRVVRLTGDRPAPPPTGPRRRITAESGEGLRYLFRTPGLRDLIVNFCVVNLVMVFGFALIQPMVLLRADSAALATVNTAIGIGGVAGGLLMAAWGGPRDRGRGMMLGVVGMCLSALIGMAFADSTAGWSVAVLIGALLMTIVNSQMNAIVQTKVPQEWQGRVFGAVMFLGYISVPLATALAGPLADSVFEPAAAGGSGLFTVLGPLFGDAPGSGMAGMFFLAGLAGIGVSLWGLASRNIREIDTVMPDADAAPAEEHAGDRTERHEEVRDEVRP; via the coding sequence ATGGGCCCACTCCTACTGGTCTGGTCGGGCCAGACCGTCTCGCTGGTCGGCAGCGCGGCGGTCCGGTTCGCCTTCGTCGTCAGCGTCTGGTCCTCCGGGGAGAAGGCGAGCGCCGTCACCGCGCTCTCGCTGTGCGCGCTGCTCCCCCAGGCCCTGCTCAGCCCGGTCGCCGGCGCGATCGTCGACCGGATGCGCAAACGGACCGCGCTCCAACTGGCGGACGCCGGGGGCCTGCTGGTGGTGGGCTGCCTGGCGCTGCTGCACTATCTCGACGCCCTGCATCCCTGGCACGTCTACGTGGCCACCGCGCTGCTCGGCGCCGCCTCCGCCTTCCAGTTCCCGGCGCTGTCCTCGGCCGTACCGCTGCTCGTCCGCAAGGACCAGCTCGGGCGCGCCAACGGCCTGCTGGGCAGCGCGAAGAGCGCCGCGAGCATCGGCGGACCGGCCCTGGGCGGGCTGATGCTGACCGTCTTCGGGATAGGCCCGACCCTGCTCCTCGACCTGGTCAGCTACGCCGTCGCGCTGATCGGCGTACGCGTGGTGCGGCTGACCGGCGACCGGCCCGCGCCGCCGCCCACCGGGCCGCGCCGCCGGATCACCGCGGAGTCCGGCGAGGGCCTGCGCTACCTCTTCCGCACCCCGGGACTCCGGGACCTCATCGTGAACTTCTGCGTGGTCAACCTGGTGATGGTCTTCGGATTCGCGCTGATCCAGCCGATGGTGCTGCTGCGCGCCGACAGCGCCGCGCTGGCCACCGTCAACACCGCGATCGGGATCGGCGGGGTGGCGGGCGGGCTGCTGATGGCCGCCTGGGGAGGCCCGCGCGACCGGGGGCGCGGCATGATGCTCGGCGTCGTCGGGATGTGCCTGTCCGCTCTGATCGGCATGGCCTTCGCGGACTCCACGGCGGGCTGGTCGGTTGCCGTCCTGATCGGCGCCCTGCTGATGACGATCGTCAACTCCCAGATGAACGCGATCGTGCAGACCAAGGTCCCGCAGGAGTGGCAGGGGCGGGTCTTCGGCGCGGTGATGTTCCTCGGCTACATCTCCGTGCCGCTGGCCACCGCCCTGGCCGGTCCGCTCGCCGACTCCGTCTTCGAACCGGCGGCCGCCGGGGGCTCGGGCCTGTTCACCGTCCTGGGCCCGCTGTTCGGCGACGCTCCCGGCAGCGGAATGGCCGGCATGTTCTTCCTGGCCGGTCTCGCCGGCATCGGGGTCTCCCTGTGGGGGCTGGCCAGCCGCAACATCCGCGAGATCGACACGGTGATGCCCGACGCCGACGCCGCCCCCGCGGAGGAACACGCCGGTGACCGGACCGAGCGCCACGAGGAGGTCCGCGATGAAGTGCGTCCATGA
- a CDS encoding MbtH family protein — translation MTTNPFEDSEGRYVVLVNDEGQHSLWPARIERPAGWNTVKEESGKQECMDFIEANWTDMRPRSVVAALTG, via the coding sequence ATGACGACGAATCCGTTCGAGGACTCCGAGGGCCGTTATGTCGTGCTGGTCAACGACGAGGGACAGCACTCCCTCTGGCCCGCGCGTATCGAGCGGCCGGCCGGCTGGAACACGGTGAAGGAAGAAAGCGGAAAGCAGGAATGCATGGACTTCATCGAGGCCAACTGGACGGATATGCGGCCGCGTTCGGTCGTCGCCGCGCTGACGGGCTGA
- a CDS encoding ornithine carbamoyltransferase — protein sequence MRNLISLADLTPAELHRIVRRAAFFGQEGVDRRSLAGKQVGVFFRKSSTRTRTSFWSGATRLGADVVTFGPDELQLSTGETVEDTARVLGQYLDALVVRTNGDVEEIRRLGSSPDLAVVNALSLDEHPTQAVADLATLTERFGSLDGLHLLAVGEGNSSGAALALATALTPGLRLTLLCPSGYEVPKDKLDLADELAGGRASVTQVTSLDEVEGPADAIYTSRWQTMGVPKADPDWLTAFEGFRIDDAFLDRFGGPDTVFLHDLPAVRGQEVTDEVLDGPRSVAWRQAHHKMTAAMSVLEWCVTG from the coding sequence ATGCGCAACCTCATCTCCCTCGCCGACCTCACCCCGGCCGAACTGCACCGGATCGTGCGGCGCGCCGCGTTCTTCGGGCAGGAGGGCGTCGACCGGCGCTCGCTCGCCGGGAAGCAGGTCGGCGTCTTCTTCCGCAAGTCCTCCACCCGCACCCGCACCTCCTTCTGGAGCGGGGCCACCCGGCTCGGCGCCGACGTCGTCACCTTCGGCCCCGACGAGCTCCAGCTCTCCACCGGCGAGACCGTCGAGGACACCGCACGGGTGCTCGGCCAGTACCTGGACGCCCTGGTCGTGCGCACCAACGGGGACGTCGAGGAGATCCGCCGCCTCGGCAGCAGCCCGGACCTCGCGGTCGTCAACGCGCTGAGCCTGGACGAGCACCCCACCCAGGCCGTCGCCGACCTCGCGACGCTCACCGAGCGGTTCGGCTCGCTGGACGGGCTGCACCTGCTCGCCGTCGGCGAGGGCAACAGCTCGGGCGCCGCCCTGGCCCTCGCCACCGCCCTCACGCCCGGCCTGCGGCTGACGCTGCTGTGCCCGAGCGGTTACGAGGTCCCCAAGGACAAGCTGGACCTGGCCGACGAACTGGCGGGCGGACGCGCCTCGGTCACCCAGGTGACCAGCCTGGACGAGGTCGAGGGACCGGCCGACGCGATCTACACCAGCCGCTGGCAGACCATGGGCGTGCCGAAGGCCGACCCGGACTGGCTGACCGCGTTCGAGGGCTTCCGCATCGACGACGCCTTCCTCGACCGGTTCGGCGGACCGGACACGGTGTTCCTGCACGACCTGCCCGCGGTGCGCGGCCAGGAGGTCACCGACGAGGTGCTGGACGGCCCGCGCAGTGTGGCCTGGCGGCAGGCACACCACAAGATGACGGCGGCGATGTCGGTCCTGGAGTGGTGCGTGACCGGCTGA
- a CDS encoding amino acid--tRNA ligase-related protein encodes MQALGHPQDPGAEIDWQGEEIISAKSSRPFFVVDYPKGSRGFYDREDPADPGVLRNFDLIAPEGYGELASGSEREHDYAALVTRMRETGENPAKYGWYLDLARRGIPASSGFGIGLERFTRYVTGRTAVWEASAYPKVPGVVSA; translated from the coding sequence CTGCAGGCCCTCGGCCACCCGCAGGACCCCGGCGCGGAGATCGACTGGCAGGGCGAGGAGATCATCTCCGCGAAGAGCAGCAGGCCGTTCTTCGTCGTCGACTATCCCAAGGGCTCACGCGGCTTCTACGACCGCGAGGACCCCGCCGACCCCGGCGTGCTGCGCAACTTCGACCTGATCGCGCCCGAGGGCTACGGCGAGCTGGCCAGCGGCAGCGAGCGCGAGCACGACTACGCGGCCCTGGTCACCCGGATGCGGGAGACCGGCGAGAACCCCGCGAAGTACGGCTGGTACCTGGACCTGGCCCGGCGCGGCATCCCCGCCAGCTCCGGCTTCGGCATCGGTCTCGAGCGCTTCACCCGCTACGTCACCGGACGCACTGCGGTCTGGGAGGCCAGCGCCTACCCGAAGGTCCCGGGAGTGGTGTCGGCATGA
- a CDS encoding AfsR/SARP family transcriptional regulator, protein MEGWSNGVRLKLGGVIQERVLATLLLDPGKVLPVTRLVEAAWDEDPPATASHQVRKAVADLRKRIPGGVDVLFTDGPGYRLELEEGQSDLAEFGMLVQAAKSAAAGQRLSEAAEILRSALMLWRGSVLSGTGGPVIEAAATTIEERRLGVWEEYLALRLSLGESAELIPDLRALTAQHPLRETLRGQLMLALYRSGRQAEALEEYGKVRELLVEELGVDPGPQLGKLYEGILRESPELGGPEPAAPPPPAAAAPLPAEPPCTLPYDLADFTGREVELAELMRRATHKGEQGPRIVALDGMGGSGKTSLAVRAAYRLVGEYPDGQLHIDLRGYTPGDQPVSTGTALDGLLRALGIPGDRIPDDTAGRTALWRATLAGKRLLILLDNAAEAAGVRPLLPTGSGCLVILTSRSRLIDLDGVDWISLGVMSPRESAALVAETLGTERVAAEPEAAAELARLCDHLPLALRIATARLRNRPRWTLRYLAERLRDETRRLDEFSAGARSVSATLRLSYQALDEESRTAFRILSLHPGGDINVHAAAALLGCGIWDAEDVLERLLDVHLLRQPDIGLYSFHDLVRSFAQSLFDADDPSGEEAVVAVERLLCYYLTATEAACDVLYPGRRHRPTGIEKSSADLPDLGDAELAQTWFTQEQDALLAAVNLAERRGLHRYVVCLSRNLVFQLNARGNLEEFGAVGRASVASAKRLGDLALLGASLSNLGVACWRLGRFEEGLEAAREGLDVAARIGDRHTEAHSEGTLGQFHSLLGNFPEALTHLQRAISYERELGVPRAEADSLTLLSTLYEQWGRHEEAKAAALRAIELQTGLGQFENQFTAFTDLAFAYAGLGLWEDAALSLDRARARLDEGADPGNVAVTLALSADVDEHLGRPARVPDLAEQALELVASNASPLRRAKVENIVGRLRRRQGERVAARELHSNARELAASMSYRIEEAYALSGLADAAGDEADIAGHRAAAEKLFERMGVAPDRRRR, encoded by the coding sequence GTGGAGGGATGGTCGAATGGTGTCCGGCTGAAACTCGGCGGGGTCATTCAGGAACGAGTTCTGGCCACTTTGCTGCTCGACCCCGGCAAGGTGCTTCCGGTCACCCGGCTGGTGGAGGCGGCCTGGGACGAGGACCCGCCGGCCACGGCGTCCCACCAGGTCCGCAAGGCCGTTGCGGATCTGCGGAAACGTATCCCCGGCGGTGTGGACGTGCTGTTCACCGACGGGCCCGGCTATCGCCTGGAACTGGAGGAGGGCCAGAGCGATCTGGCCGAATTCGGAATGCTGGTCCAGGCGGCGAAAAGCGCCGCGGCCGGACAGCGGCTTTCCGAGGCGGCCGAAATCCTTCGCTCCGCGCTGATGCTCTGGCGCGGATCGGTCCTCTCGGGTACAGGGGGCCCGGTCATTGAGGCCGCGGCGACGACCATCGAGGAACGCCGGCTGGGGGTTTGGGAGGAGTACCTGGCCCTGCGCCTCTCCCTCGGCGAATCCGCCGAACTAATACCGGACCTGCGGGCACTGACGGCGCAGCACCCGTTGCGCGAGACCCTGCGGGGCCAGCTGATGCTGGCGCTGTACCGGTCCGGACGGCAGGCCGAGGCGCTGGAGGAGTACGGCAAGGTACGGGAACTGCTCGTCGAGGAACTCGGCGTCGACCCCGGCCCGCAGCTCGGCAAGCTCTACGAGGGCATTCTGCGCGAGAGCCCGGAACTGGGCGGCCCCGAGCCCGCCGCACCGCCACCGCCCGCCGCCGCGGCCCCACTCCCGGCCGAGCCGCCGTGCACCCTGCCCTACGACCTGGCGGACTTCACCGGCCGCGAGGTCGAGCTGGCCGAACTGATGCGCCGGGCGACCCACAAGGGCGAGCAGGGCCCGCGGATCGTGGCGCTCGACGGCATGGGCGGCAGCGGCAAGACCTCACTGGCCGTGCGGGCCGCCTACCGGCTCGTCGGCGAGTACCCGGACGGGCAGCTCCACATCGACCTGCGCGGTTACACCCCGGGCGACCAGCCGGTGTCCACCGGCACCGCGCTGGACGGCCTGCTCCGGGCGCTCGGCATCCCCGGGGACCGCATCCCCGACGACACGGCCGGGCGCACCGCGCTGTGGCGGGCCACGCTCGCCGGCAAGCGGCTGCTGATCCTGCTCGACAACGCGGCCGAGGCCGCCGGGGTCCGCCCGCTGCTGCCCACCGGCAGCGGCTGCCTGGTGATCCTCACCAGCCGCAGCAGGCTGATCGACCTGGACGGCGTGGACTGGATCTCGCTCGGAGTGATGTCGCCGCGCGAGAGCGCCGCGCTGGTGGCCGAGACCCTGGGCACGGAGCGGGTGGCCGCCGAGCCGGAGGCCGCCGCCGAGCTGGCCCGCCTCTGCGACCATCTGCCGCTCGCGCTGCGCATCGCGACCGCCCGGCTGCGCAACCGGCCGCGCTGGACGCTGCGTTACCTCGCGGAGCGGCTACGGGACGAGACGCGCCGGCTGGACGAGTTCAGCGCCGGGGCGCGCAGCGTCTCCGCCACCCTGCGCCTGTCGTACCAGGCCCTGGACGAGGAGAGCCGCACCGCGTTCCGCATCCTGTCGCTGCACCCGGGCGGCGACATCAACGTGCACGCGGCGGCGGCGCTGCTCGGCTGCGGCATCTGGGATGCCGAGGACGTCCTGGAGCGGCTGCTCGACGTACACCTGCTGCGCCAGCCGGACATCGGGCTGTACTCCTTCCACGACCTGGTGCGCAGCTTCGCACAGAGCCTGTTCGACGCCGACGACCCCAGTGGCGAGGAGGCGGTGGTCGCCGTGGAACGGCTGCTCTGCTACTACCTCACCGCGACCGAGGCGGCCTGTGACGTCCTCTACCCCGGCCGCCGCCACCGCCCCACCGGCATCGAGAAGTCCTCGGCGGACCTGCCCGACCTCGGTGACGCGGAGCTGGCGCAGACCTGGTTCACGCAGGAGCAGGACGCACTGCTGGCCGCGGTGAACCTGGCCGAGCGGCGGGGCCTGCACCGGTACGTCGTCTGCCTGAGCCGCAACCTCGTCTTCCAGCTCAACGCGCGTGGAAACCTGGAGGAGTTCGGGGCCGTGGGCCGGGCCTCGGTGGCGTCGGCGAAGCGGCTGGGCGACCTCGCGCTGCTGGGCGCCAGCCTGTCCAATCTGGGGGTCGCCTGCTGGCGGCTGGGCCGGTTCGAGGAAGGGCTGGAGGCGGCGCGGGAGGGCCTCGACGTCGCCGCCCGGATCGGGGACCGGCACACCGAGGCGCACAGCGAGGGCACCCTCGGCCAGTTCCACAGCCTGCTCGGCAACTTCCCCGAGGCGCTGACGCATCTGCAGCGGGCCATCTCCTACGAACGTGAACTGGGCGTCCCGCGCGCCGAGGCGGACAGCCTCACCCTGCTCAGCACGCTCTACGAGCAGTGGGGCCGGCACGAGGAGGCAAAGGCGGCGGCGTTGCGTGCGATAGAGCTCCAGACGGGGCTCGGCCAGTTCGAGAACCAGTTCACCGCCTTCACCGATCTCGCCTTCGCCTACGCCGGTCTGGGCCTGTGGGAGGACGCGGCCCTGAGTCTGGACCGGGCCCGCGCCCGCCTCGACGAGGGCGCCGACCCCGGGAACGTGGCGGTGACCCTGGCGCTGTCGGCCGACGTGGACGAGCACCTCGGACGGCCGGCGCGGGTGCCGGACCTGGCGGAGCAGGCGCTGGAGCTGGTGGCGTCGAACGCGTCGCCGCTGCGGCGCGCCAAGGTGGAGAACATCGTCGGGCGGCTTCGAAGACGGCAGGGCGAGCGGGTGGCCGCTCGCGAACTCCACTCCAATGCGCGGGAGCTGGCGGCGTCCATGAGTTACCGGATCGAGGAGGCGTACGCGCTGAGCGGTCTGGCGGACGCGGCGGGCGATGAGGCGGACATCGCCGGCCACCGGGCGGCGGCGGAGAAGCTGTTCGAACGGATGGGTGTCGCGCCGGACCGGCGCCGCCGCTGA
- a CDS encoding glutamate synthase-related protein: MSAHLSAAGFPEEQVRHRARTGAAAAFPALEGYGSGLLGSVPAGQDPEDLLERARIVPPVFMPERLKKLIELAREPLYTDVELDAAIGGFAAPLPLYVSAFGSTQVASRDLGEAAGRQAGRLGIPMVVGENVVPVNGYRAAAEDAVSPLLGRIAAYAEAAAHGNDALGGVVVQQSTEDADAEVWNQVYSDPVTEPLLSSGRLAFELKVGQGAKPGLGGLTVLGREAAGRVAGQYATDEVFGTGDRVLRISSPGTFTEEILRQQIRLMRNNFPRARVWVKLHPGRDVAHAAATAWAAGADSVTVDGAEGGTAWAPSGFLARVGLPLGECLARIGRTGNCLLASGRMWEGTRAVKALALGAHAVGLGRAALLAVDEDPDDGLVRLVESIALEMRLLISAVGKYRVDALDAEDVLLPAP, encoded by the coding sequence ATGAGCGCGCACCTGAGCGCCGCCGGCTTCCCCGAGGAGCAGGTACGGCACCGGGCCAGGACCGGCGCCGCCGCCGCGTTCCCCGCCCTGGAGGGCTACGGCAGCGGTCTCCTCGGCTCCGTCCCGGCCGGGCAGGACCCCGAGGACCTGCTGGAGCGGGCCCGGATCGTGCCGCCGGTCTTCATGCCGGAGCGGCTGAAGAAGCTCATCGAGCTGGCCCGCGAACCGCTCTACACGGACGTCGAACTCGACGCCGCGATCGGCGGGTTCGCCGCGCCGCTGCCGCTGTACGTGTCGGCGTTCGGCTCCACCCAGGTCGCCAGCCGCGACCTCGGCGAGGCCGCGGGCCGGCAGGCCGGACGGCTCGGCATCCCGATGGTCGTCGGCGAGAACGTCGTCCCCGTCAACGGCTACCGCGCCGCCGCCGAGGACGCGGTCTCGCCGCTGCTCGGCCGCATCGCCGCCTACGCCGAAGCCGCCGCGCACGGCAACGACGCGCTCGGCGGGGTCGTCGTACAGCAGTCCACCGAGGACGCCGACGCCGAGGTGTGGAACCAGGTCTACAGCGACCCGGTGACCGAGCCCCTGCTGTCCTCCGGCCGGCTCGCCTTCGAGCTGAAGGTGGGCCAGGGCGCGAAGCCCGGCCTCGGCGGCCTGACCGTCCTGGGGCGCGAGGCCGCCGGGCGGGTGGCCGGGCAGTACGCCACCGACGAGGTGTTCGGCACCGGGGACCGGGTGCTGAGGATCAGCAGCCCCGGCACGTTCACCGAGGAGATCCTGCGCCAGCAGATCCGGCTGATGCGCAACAACTTCCCCCGGGCCCGGGTGTGGGTGAAGCTCCACCCCGGCCGTGACGTGGCGCACGCCGCGGCCACCGCGTGGGCGGCGGGGGCGGACTCCGTCACCGTCGACGGCGCGGAGGGCGGCACGGCCTGGGCCCCCAGCGGCTTCCTCGCCCGGGTCGGGCTCCCGCTCGGCGAGTGCCTGGCCCGGATCGGCCGCACCGGCAACTGCCTGCTGGCCAGCGGGCGCATGTGGGAGGGCACCCGGGCCGTGAAGGCCCTCGCGCTCGGCGCCCATGCGGTGGGCCTCGGCCGGGCCGCGCTCCTCGCGGTCGACGAGGACCCGGACGACGGGCTCGTCCGGCTCGTGGAGAGCATCGCCCTGGAGATGCGGCTGCTGATCAGCGCCGTCGGCAAATACCGGGTGGACGCGCTGGACGCCGAGGACGTCCTGCTGCCGGCCCCCTGA